A part of Thermococcus sp. SY098 genomic DNA contains:
- a CDS encoding Lrp/AsnC family transcriptional regulator, with product MKGIMAFLFIKTQPKNRQVPVEDEISRMKGVLHLYEVLGEYDMCVHVHAGTREELSNLLYNISTVEGVKEITTIIISKRIK from the coding sequence GTGAAGGGAATCATGGCATTTCTTTTTATAAAAACTCAACCTAAGAATCGACAGGTTCCTGTTGAAGATGAAATATCCAGAATGAAAGGGGTATTGCATTTATATGAGGTTCTTGGAGAGTACGACATGTGCGTGCATGTTCATGCTGGAACGAGGGAGGAGCTTTCAAATTTGCTTTACAATATCTCAACTGTTGAGGGGGTTAAAGAAATTACTACAATAATCATATCTAAGAGAATTAAATGA